AATTCTCATCCAGAATCAACAGAATGATCAAGCTCGGTCTTTCTATTGATGAGGAAGATATTGTTGATGATCTCCCACCTCTTGAACCAGTTAATGATGCAGAGCTCCAAGCATCTAAGATGGAAGAGGTTGactaattattaaattagtACTTCAGAAAGAGAGGTAGAATTTGGGAATTTAAATCTGAATAATTTCATGGGGGGAAAAAAAGTTCGTGATTGAATAAAACCTAAAGAGTAatgttatttttgaatttacttggtaattataatttctattattgtaattactaatttattcaattattacGTTGCTTATGCTCTGATAAAATAagtcaaaattaatttatttacaGTCATTAATGTGGCTTTTTTAGTTATTACTTAAAATAGTGATTAGAAAAGAAACTTAGTCCATAAATCATGCAAAAAAAACAGAAATCTTGCATTCTAATAGTCTTTTGTGTTTGCTGTTAATTTTGTCCAcatgaaaaaaagagaatgTACACGTAAGTGAAGGATAAGTTGGTGAATGTATGCATGCGTGCATGCATATTATTGAAGGTGGTTAAgtaaaatgaaaaaaattaaatctaaAATTATACAGGAATATGTATATCTAATCTTCCAGCTCTAGTAATACTTTCATCTAGCTCAAGGATATGTTTGTTTGAAAATGCAATCACAATAACGTTTTgattcttcttttcaaCATTATCTAAACAAAGAAGAAGAGTAGTGAGTAGAGTTCTGGAGTCATTGgaattttttgaagaaaattgaTCATCATTTTGGTTGTTTTCCAAGAATATATTAGACTGAATTAAGTTTTGTGAAGTccaattcaaattaaacatatttttaattttttctttatgtgaattaattctaaaagaaatatcattaaataaatttggtgaataattaatgaaattttggTTTAATTTGGACTCTTTGGAATCATTTGTTAAGCTTAAATCCatattttcttgaaaaGAGAAAGTATctgttttattattttgaattataaaattatttgaaattacaTCAATTCCTTCTAGAATAAGTATTGTAGgaatatttgtattgaaTAGTTGCctaatattttcttcagaCTGTCCAACATAAGGACTTAATAAAGTAAGTATATGTTTTTGTACAAGCttgtaattaatatattgtttttggatatatttaattaattcttgcTTTACAATAGAAAGTTTACTTCCATTTAAGTTATTTCTACTATTATATATAAGTATTCTTGGAGTAAATTGttgattcattatttgGTTTATTTTACTATATTCATTCTCAAACAATttgtaaattattaattgatcATTAACTTGTTgtaatattgatttaatactCTCATCTTTAAAACTAAAATCTCCAGtatttaaagtattaatCTTCCCATCAAATTTTTCCACAGCTCtattcttaaataatagcatttctttctcttgcaaataattattatataatgtattatcaattactaaatttctaaataatatttccactactttataaattaattttttatctGAAACTCCAAAACATACTCTAATTATCCAATTCACCATATTAATTCCTGTTAAATCATCtccattttttaataaatcttcCTTTAATTGCTCAAAACTATGTTTGTTCAAACTTTGATAATAcattaattccaaaaatgTGTCATAATTtttatctaataataaaatagatatatattcattcaATTCCTTTTTTAACCTCAAATATCTACAAAGTAACTCCTTTTCATCCAATTCAGtctcattattaatttgttctaatagtaataatttaacATTTACATGCGAACACTTGGCGCCAAATGTGtggaaattatttcttgtCATTAAACATTTTAGGTGGTAAGTATTATGAAAAGAAGGTTtggaagaaatattattttttttaaagatattaacAAGTTCTGGTTTTTGTGAGTCATTGTATTCAATAAGAATCAGTTTTTTAATGCAagtaaattttgaaaaatgtTCTTCTAGTTGATCAATTAAATTGTCATTAATTgacaaatttgaaaaagatgtaatataattatacataaatatattaatggaaattatattttccaaatttgaaatattaaatcttgTGATTTCCTCtaaaatatctttaacTCTCTCAATTAtgttatttctaatatttttcaaaacttttatggaaatattattctcCATTACGTATTTATTCAGAATATACGTAGTatctaaataaaaataacttaaagcaatattattattattaataatgtttttaatattattaatatttttaaccATAAAACTTtcaatttctaaattttttgatgtattattatttgtgtTAGAATTAAAGTTTAATTGATTCACATTTGGGATAATTAATAggtttgaaataaatttcatgTAGGTATTCTGAAATTCTTCAGAAATTAGTTTATtctctttaatatattgaatttgaaaaaagtagtatttttcatttattaaaaaaggtaggattaaattattgagtatatcttttaaattatattctgttgaaataaattttaagtAGTAATAGAATTGCCTTTTTAGACCCTCCACTAATAAATTCTTATAATTTAGTAAAAATATATCTGATTGAGTAGTTAATTGTGAAAAAAGAGGTCCAGAAAACACAATATCTGATATAATTGTTctatttgtaatatttaagcaattctcattttttatatatttaatatatccTTTATTAAAATGGCTAATACAACTTAGCCCAGAATGAATATACACTATATCTTCTTTACAAGgattaatatcattattaattttaaaaaaaataagaaatttcaaattttccaaatttaaCTCGAgtaaaataattctatCATTCttaatatcatcaaaatcattattagtCAATTTATTCACTAGTTCTCTactaattaaagaaatccCATCTTTGAGGTCTTCTCTAACCTCGATATTGCATGGTATTATATATCTTTTCATTCAGTCCATcaattttgttatttttttcttgatttatttccatttaCATTTATAATACATTATTTTGAATGCATATTTTGTATGTAAACTTTATGTAAAATaagataatttatattctaCTTATTACGtgtaaaatataatatatattatactAAGCGGCTAATTTCCTTAtacaatattttaatatataaattacaaggaggaaaaaaaatagaaataataagaatgaATTCGggataaaaaaagaaattatagATAAAATCATAATCTCCAAATAACAAAATATAGAATCTATTATCCTTGATGTAGAATGCCTCTAACTTCTTTCAACAGGCCTTATTCAGTTTCACCTTCCTCTTAGACTATATAAGTACAGTCAAATCTATAGAATAGACCTTAAATCATTCGAGTAAATCAATTACAAGATACTTTTCATCATTCGTAtatgtaaatatatatatatatatatatatatatatatatatatatatataaagaatGATGTTAAATGGAAGGTATTCCAGATTAAAGACCGGAAATAAGCAAAAGAGGATGATGTTTTGAATTTGAGGTCGCTGATGAAGTATTAAGGATTTCATTGAAGAACCTTACGCTTTTGTTTCAAATTGGCTGCTCTAGCCTTACGAGCATCAAGCTGATCTTGTAATGCCTTCTCCTTAAGATGTTCTGCCTTAGCGATGTGAATAGCTTCAATCAAGACTCTCTTATTCTTGTATTGGTTACCCTTTGATTTTAAGTAGAATTGTTTGTACATAgtcttattaattttgcCAGATTCACGATATTTACGTAAGAGACGTCTTAATACTCTTTGACGACGCATCCATAAGACCTTCTCTGGTCTTCTGGCATCCTTTGTACCTCTTCTTTTACCAAGACCCATAGAACGACCTTTTCTCTTAGCCTCATGGACTCTACTAATTCTAGCTCTTGAGTGAGTAGCAACAGCCTTCTTCAAGATCAAACCATCCTTGTATAATTTACGGATACTTTGACGAGAGTTCGCTGTTGAGATTGTGTCCATTTCAGTTGGGTCCAACCATACTCTATTTGCTCCACATTTTAAAACCTCCTTTGCTAAACGTTTTTGTAATATCAAAGgctaataatttaaatagaaACAAGATGAGTTAATATTATCcagaataaagaaaatttaagATTCAGGTGTGAAAATAAACTTACCATTCTTACTAGTTATTTGATTCCTTTAATCAACGTGAAATTTaactttgattttttttttaaaaaaaaagtttccTCCTTTTTTTCCGGTGGATGTTTTTTTTCCCTTGAAGAATATTCAccttaatttaaaaaagaaacaaaatataCTTATTGTCACGTGTATATTTTACGTTgacttttaattattatattatatttactttagtatataatttattaattatttatttaaacaaaaaaaaaataaatatttgtcTCGTCGGTACCGCTTTAATGCCGGtcaatatattattattttcaagaagaaaaaaaaatatttttattttaaataaaaattgtcTCAAAAATGGGCGCCAATTATAACTTAtgaattgaatatataaataataataaatgcaTGAATTAGaggaattttttttttgttcttatttagaatttcaattgataaatacaattttaaaataaagatttagTGATATGAAATGAAGATAGAAGAAGataaaacttttaattgttgatattaaatctttattaatttcttttgagtactatgtttttttttttcttaatataaaaaaagttatatacaaatttaatactcaattataattataaggAAAAAAGATAAGCGCACACAAAATCTTTAGTTATTaagtatttattaaaacctcaaagttaaataatattgcattatttgtaaattaGTATATTTAACCTTTTAAAAGGGTCCTATTTTAAATTgtataaataaaatgatttatcgatttctaaaaaaaaaatcttaaCTTTAATAAGTTGGTCTTGTTAAATTACattcaataattctaaataaCTTATctgaaaaattttaaaaccaaatatattatgGCTAACAcgtaatatatttattaatgtaAAATAAAAAGGTTTGCACTTTACCGCCAAAAGtctaaataaatattaatttaaatataggaataatttgatcattataaattaatatggATGGAATACAggaaaatttttcaaagacTTTAGATATTGATTGTAATTCATCCATTTCATCTGTAGTTTTGACAGAATTTTATGCATTTGTTGGTTTAATAGGAGAAGAATCAAATGTAAATGTATATTGTTATAAAGATcatgaagataataaagaCAAGAATTATAAAcctaaatatatattagaaaataacCATGGTGGGATTTCAAAACTTGTTTTATCTCCCTGTaagaatttattgatgGGTTTAACATGTTATGGATGGatatatatttggaatattgAACAATTAggtaataatacaaataatgatGTTGAAATGAGtatagaagaaaataataataaatccaatattaagagtaatattaatgaattaacCGAGGAAATTCCAGTGATAAAGCCAGATATATTCTTTATGAATGGCCATCCTGGTGATTCTATTTGTgtagaatttattaattcaaaaataataatagcagCTGGAATTAATCCAGGCTCTAGTATTACTTTTATATCAGTAAAAACTGGAAAAAGAGTTGGTCAATATATTTCTAGAAAGAATGAAATATCAGGTCTAGCATGGCCAATGTACTATAAATTTGATgagaaagaaattaaagaacAAAATTTTGAGCTTGCagtattttcttttacAAACATTGCCATAGAAAGGTCAAGCTCAAGTGGAGGATGTTGGATTGCTCTCGGTGGTTCTAATGGACTTATTACTTTAATATACCTACCATTTGCAACTATTTCAAAGTTTGAAAAGTTATATGAAaccattaatattgaaaatgaggATATTAACTTGTCAAATACAGAATTTCTATGGAAATGCCATCAAGTTAGTGAATTATCTAcagaaattaaatcattaatatggAGACCTcgtaataataataatactggATTATGTCTTGTATACGGTACCGATGATTCATTATTACGATATTGTTTTATTGAGgctgaaaataaaaatattatgattaaaaaagttaatttagTAAAAATAACTGATGGCACTTCAACTTGTagtgaaattaattctatttctTTTCCTATGGATGGacaaaataattctattttgGCTGTAGGATTTAATAGATTTTCATCAGCAAAAAGGCATCCAATATTTGCTACTTCAGAAAATTTGACCAAGAAATCTCAgtcattttcttcatttaaagTTTATATTCAAGATGTTATAacttattcaaataatagtaaCAACGCAACATCATCTACGTATACTCATTTCTATTGTATAGGAAATCATTATGATATAATTACAAGTGTACATATTAGCCCATGCTGTAGATATATTGCTTCGTCTTCTATTGATGGACATGTACacatatataaaaaatcaaaGGTTTAGTAATTATAGACTTCTTATATagtagaaaaaaaaaattataaactTATAAATCCTAGCTCAAATTTCATTTAGTGTTATCGCTACTTAATTAAAccttttatatttttcattgaAGTTCCTATAACTTCTCCTCCAAGAATGATCTCATCTATAATTTTCATATACTTCTTATTATTGTAAATCACATCCACATCTGAAATATCACGTGAATGACTTCCAAATGCTTCATTTATTAGTTGTATTGTTGCAAGCATAAGCAAAATATTCTCATCAAAATCTACTCCTGTTATcatgaatattttcttatattttttaaatataattcgTGTATCTCCCAATGTAAAATAAGAAAGATGTTTTTCTTCTAGGCATGAAAGTCTTTCCTTTATAGCTTCCTGTAATCTATTTCtgttttcaatattttctgaattatACCactttgaaaatattgtaCTTCCacttaaattttgaataataaagaaatggatcattttctttgtttattttccactttttattaattaatattagtacAATAATGAATACTGGTTCTCATTAAAATGTAAGAATTTTCAGAACTTCTtcatttcaataaatattagaaattattttattcttattattaagaCTTTTTCTTatagaatttttttattttatttttatttttttaatcgTTTTTAGCTTGCAATTATGCCGGTATAGGAAATCGgactttttaaaaaaaacatttgCACCCCACATTTTACCGCCACACGTAATTAGTAATTTTTacatgaattaattaaacatGGGATATAATTATCAatgtaaaaataaattattaaaaaaaaaaaaaaaaaagttgacAATAGAAATTCGtggaaaaattaatttataattaagaattttcattcgagaatattaataataagatttcaataatttcaatcAAGTTTGAATTGAGGTGAAAAAGTGAAAATAGGGAACAGAAAAGGACTTGTGTGAATTGAtgaattcaagaaaattgCATCTACAACTATTTTTGAGCTAAAATGACCGGTAAATGCCTagattcattatttaatgagGAAGATGATatgaatgaaattattgaaacaGAGGATTCAATTATAGATTCAAAGgaaacaattattaatgaaaaaatatcCCTAGATAGTATTTTAGGAAGAGAATTAATGAGTAATGTTAAGAAAGATGAGAAAAGatccaaaaaaataaagttagACTCAAATATTCAACAAAAGTTATCGTTTAATTTTGGGACTGGAAACACACCTTCTAGTGTTAATAAAAGTAAGCCTACAAAGCTTGAGAAAGTTCCAGAGAATGAGGAAAGTGGAGATTCTTGTACCAAGAATGGATCTGAAAGTTTAAGTAAAAAGATAAAACCTAGTAATGCAGGCCTCTTTTCAccattttctattaatattacaacAGGAGATGAAGACATTCAAAGTCCAATGTTTGATCCTTGTAATATTAGCAAGGAAAAGATAATGGCAAAAGGGAAaagtaattcaatattattttctgtGTTGACTGATGCCTTTTCAAGGATAGAGCAACTAAAAGGAAGTGGATCTGGTAGCAAAAAGGGTTGTATAGTAATCCTAGCAAATTTATTTCGACTGATAATACATCATAATCCAAGTGATTTAATTGATGCAGTTTATATTTGTATGAATAAAGTTGCTCCTGATTATGAAGGGAAAGAATCAGGAGTTGGTGATTCTATTCTAATAAAATGTATATCAGAGTCTTCTGATAAGTCAGAGAAGAGA
This is a stretch of genomic DNA from Cryptosporidium parvum Iowa II chromosome 3, whole genome shotgun sequence. It encodes these proteins:
- a CDS encoding 60S ribosomal protein L19, whose amino-acid sequence is PLILQKRLAKEVLKCGANRVWLDPTEMDTISTANSRQSIRKLYKDGLILKKAVATHSRARISRVHEAKRKGRSMGLGKRRGTKDARRPEKVLWMRRQRVLRRLLRKYRESGKINKTMYKQFYLKSKGNQYKNKRVLIEAIHIAKAEHLKEKALQDQLDARKARAANLKQKRKVLQ
- a CDS encoding hypothetical protein (similar to clathrin adaptor complex, small subunit) — its product is TKKMIHFFIIQNLSGSTIFSKWYNSENIENRNRLQEAIKERLSCLEEKHLSYFTLGDTRIIFKKYKKIFMITGVDFDENILLMLATIQLINEAFGSHSRDISDVDVIYNNKKYMKIIDEIILGGEVIGTSMKNIKGLIK